The genomic region ATAAATCGGATGTCCTCTGGCTCAATGGTGATGGTGCCCTCTTCGTCGATCAGTTTGAGCGCCTTGGCAAAGCGGCTGCGGAAGCTCTGAAACTGCTCGATCGCTCGCAGTCGATTAAAGGTGAGTAGCATGGTGCGATCGCCCGTCCCCCGATCGCGTCGCAGACTGACGTTGTCAATGGTTTCGACAATGCCCTCGTAAAATTCGACGGTGGGAAGCGAATCGGCCATGGCACTGCGAGGCTAGCGGCGGCGGTTGATCAAGATAATGTAGTACAGCAGGTTGAGAAATGCGGTAAACGCTGTGGCTACGTAGGTCAGAGCGGCGGCACCGAGCACGGCTCTCGCCCCCTTGTGCTCTTCTCCTTGCAGAATACCCAATTCATCGACCAAACGCAGAGCCCGGCGAGAGGCGTCGAACTCTACCGGCAGCGTGACCACGTGGAAAAGCAGCACCGTGGCGAAGAAAATCACCCCCAGCCAGGCCAGGTTAAGAATGTTAAAAATCAGCCCCGCCATAATCAGCATCGGCCCCAGACGAGAGCCCAGGTTTACGGCGGGCACCAGGGCCGCCCGCAGGTTCATAAACTTGTAGCCTTCCACATCTTGCAGCACGTGGCCGCACTCGTGGGCCGCCACCGCCGCCGCCGAGAGAGAACCCGAACCGTAGATACCCTGGGAGAGACGCACGGCCTTGGCTCGGGGGTCGTAGTGGTCGGTGAGTTCGCCCGCCACGGGCTCAACCTTGACGCCGCGCACGCCCTTTTTTACCAAAATAGTTTGGGCCACCTGGGCTCCGGTCATGCCCATGGTGGACTGCACCTGGGAGTACTTGCGGTAGGTGCCTTTGACCTTACTCTGCGCCCAGAAGGTGAGGATGGCCGTGGGAATAGCTACCAGCAGGATGTAGATGGGATCGAGAAAAAACATGGGCTAGCCCAGGGTAAAGGTGACTGACAAACCGGATTGTCGGCATGATAGCAGTCGGACTATATGGATTTTCTAAGCTTTAAGGTGCTCCTAAGAATTGGGTAGGGGGTAGGGGGTAAGGAGATCCCCCACTCCCCACTCCCCACTCCCCACTCCCCACCCTTTCACTTCCCCTGCTGGTAAGCAGAGTAGAGCGCCTCCAGGAAGGTTTCGGCGGTCATCTCGGTGGGGAGAGTCGCTAGGGCAAGCTGATCTCTGTAGCGGCGGGCGAGTTGGTCACCGACTAGGGTCTTGGCTTTTGGGCTCATGGCCTGCCGCCGCTGTAAGAACTCGCGCACGGTGGCGCAGTCGTCGGGGGAGAGACGGGTGATATCGACCAGGGCCAGCAGGTCTTTGCCGATTGCCTGCGATCGCTCTGCCACTCCCACCTCGCCGTGGGTTACCGCGTCGATCTGCACCACCAGGGTGCCGGCCAGCCAGTCGCCTAACCGCTTCTCGGTTTTGCTCAGCAGCACACAAAAGAAGCCAACGAAGAGAATGTCGTCGATGGGGCGCAGCAGCGATCGCAGAGTGGCCTGGGGCAGGCGCTCGGGCTGCCCGTCGTCGCGAATCACGCGGATTTTGGCGTAGCGCTTGCCGGGGGTCTGGCCGTACCACCAGGTTTCAAACAGGGCAAAGTAGCCGATGTAGAGAAAAAAGGCCAGCAGGGCGGCGATCGCCGTAATCCACAGCTGCACCGTCTCGCTGGGAATCGTCAGCAGCGTGTCCACCGCCAGCAGCCGCACCAGCAAAAAGCTGTAGACCACGGCTAGCCCCGTCAGCGCGGCCCCCAGGCAGAGGTAGTCGAGGGTGAGGGCCACGGCGCGGCTGCCCACTCCGGCCAGCACAAACTCCAGCTCGACGCTCTCGGGGGTGCGAATGGTGACGGTGTTGAAGAGGGGCATGGGGGGAGTGGAGGGGTGAGGGGGTGGGGAGAAAGATTGGTAGGGGAATGAGCTAGTTTTGAATGTTGAGTTTTGAATGTTGAGTTTTGAATGTTGAGTTTTGAATGTTGAGTTTTGAATTTGAAAATTGGCTCTGCCTAAAAACTTAAAATTCAAAACTCAAAACTTAGAACTCCACTCTCCTTCACCCTTCATTCGCCTCATCGCTGTGGCGCAGGGCCAGATCTAGGCCTTCGCGGCGGCTGCGCAGGTCGTAGTAGAGTACGCCTTTGACCGCCTGCCACAGGGGTAGCACCACCATGCTGCCAACCAGGCTGAGCAGCAGGCTGAGCCCGGCGACAATGCCGTAGACAGCGCCCTCGGCGGGCAGCAGCTCGAGCACAATGCTGGGGATGTAGTTGGTCACCGAGAGAATCGGCAGCTGGATGAGAAACGTCGCCAAAAACACGACCTGAATACGCAGAATAGAGGTTTTTGTCAGCTCCCAGCTGCGGCCCATGCTGCCGCCAGCGTCGTGCTGGGGCTCGATTGCCAGCACCACCTCGGCGATAAACAGCCGCGAGGCCACCCAGATCAGCGCCACCAGCAAGAGCCCCAGGCCGATCAGCACCCCCAAAAAGATGCCCATCACCGCGCCCACCGTTTGATCGATGAGCGCCGACAAAATGCCCGCCGTCAAAAACCCTACGCTGCCGCCCGCAATCAGGGCCAGCAGCGATCCGCCCAGGTAGGCGGCAATGTAGGCCAGCAGCAGCAAAAACCCCAGCAGCAAAAACTGACCCAGCTGGGGCGCTACCTGCCGTCGGGCATCGAGGGCGGTCTCTGGCTGATGAATCAGCTCTTTAAAGGACAGTCTGCCGATGACGCTGGAGAGGGCGTAGTATTTGGCCGAGCCGTAGAGCAGGGGCGCAAACCCCACCAGCACACCAATTAAACCGCCGAGTACGGCACCGACATCGCCGCCGACCCCAGCGCCGATGCCCGCCAAAATTGCGATTGCCAGCACCAACCCCACCACCCCGGCCACCAGCCACAGCGTGGCCAGCACCGCCAGCTGAAAGAATGTCTTAAACCGATCTTTGTAGAGCCTGAGGGCTGCGCTCACGACGTCGCCAGGGTTGAGGGGGCCGAGCTGGCTGCCCTGCTGTGCAGATGGGGTCATCGGCTCCGTCTCCTAGGAGTTTTAATGCGAGTTGCAACACGGTGTACGCTCATTTCGAGGGTAGCCTACACTTCTGTGTAGAATGCCCGTTTTTGAGGCTTTGCTTCATGAATGTTCAGCGTTGGATGGCCCGGCGAGAGGCCAGCTGGCGACAGCTCGAAACCCTGCTTACTCAAGCCGAGAAAAGCGGGCTCAGATCGCTCTCGGTTGGCCAGGTGCGCCAGATGGCCAGCCTCTACCGGTCGGTATCGGCAGACCTGGCGCGGGCCAAAGGCCAGGGCGTAGGCCAGGCGGTCATCAAAGACCTTCAGCAGCTCACCAGCCGCAGCTATAGCCAAATCTACCAGGGCTCTCGCCGCCAGGAGTGGCAGGCGCTGTGGGATTTCTGCCGCTACGGCTTTCCGGCGGCGGTGCAGCGGAGCTGGGGCTATATCGCTGTGGCGACGGGGCTGTTTGCGATCGGCGGCCTGGTGGGCTGGTGGTTTGCCTGGCAAGACCCTGCCTTTCTCACGCT from Nodosilinea sp. PGN35 harbors:
- the psb28 gene encoding photosystem II reaction center protein Psb28, producing MADSLPTVEFYEGIVETIDNVSLRRDRGTGDRTMLLTFNRLRAIEQFQSFRSRFAKALKLIDEEGTITIEPEDIRFIFGGPEGDDLQRVECTLVTDRDDHWDRLMRFMERYAQANSMAYGESPQADGLS
- a CDS encoding zinc metallopeptidase produces the protein MFFLDPIYILLVAIPTAILTFWAQSKVKGTYRKYSQVQSTMGMTGAQVAQTILVKKGVRGVKVEPVAGELTDHYDPRAKAVRLSQGIYGSGSLSAAAVAAHECGHVLQDVEGYKFMNLRAALVPAVNLGSRLGPMLIMAGLIFNILNLAWLGVIFFATVLLFHVVTLPVEFDASRRALRLVDELGILQGEEHKGARAVLGAAALTYVATAFTAFLNLLYYIILINRRR
- a CDS encoding RDD family protein, yielding MPLFNTVTIRTPESVELEFVLAGVGSRAVALTLDYLCLGAALTGLAVVYSFLLVRLLAVDTLLTIPSETVQLWITAIAALLAFFLYIGYFALFETWWYGQTPGKRYAKIRVIRDDGQPERLPQATLRSLLRPIDDILFVGFFCVLLSKTEKRLGDWLAGTLVVQIDAVTHGEVGVAERSQAIGKDLLALVDITRLSPDDCATVREFLQRRQAMSPKAKTLVGDQLARRYRDQLALATLPTEMTAETFLEALYSAYQQGK